The DNA region AATGTGCAGAGAGAGAATGTACAAGAAAGCCACAGATTTATTAATCAGGGACGACATCGTTTGACACCCATGCAAAATCTCACAATGAGAGAGAGGGATCGCTACTTTGAGAGATGAGAAAACTTCTCTctagaaaatagaaagagaagtgATAACAGTTCCCAGAccatttattttactttgttgaCAGAATTATTTTACTTTGAATTGGGTTTTTCTCACATTCtataatcaaaatcaaacaaatgtGTTAAGCAAGCAAAGACATCTGATCAacatatcatttctcttatatcACTTCAAGAGTCAAAGTCATTCATTTGTTTCTGCAGGAATATGAACTTCTTCATGATCAAGTAGCACCAAGACAAAGTTGGAACATAGAAGAAAACCACACTGAAAGTTTGTAGCTGATCCCTTTCATTTGCCCTCCAAGAGGACAAGGGAAGGGCTTATTGCAAGAACATCTTTCCAAGTGGCTGTTTGAATTGCATGTGCAAGCAGATAACACAATAACAGAAAATTGATATTCCAAACGGAAACATGTGCAACTTGTGAGCAGCAACCCTTTCGTGATTTGTGCTTGATTAATTGTGTTTGCAAACTGAATGCTTATATAGTTATATTTACCctaaaaggaataaaaatatatagattGAACATGTCGTAAGGGCTGTGAGTGTTCTTGACAAAGCAGAAAATGGATCTGGATTTCTATCAAATATGAGAGAGTTCCTATATAGCCCACTTATCCGAGCAAGTAGGTGGATAGCTCAAGATCTACTCGGGCGGGTAGACCTCATAGAGACTCTTACATTTACTGTCTGAATTGCTAACAATCTAAATAACAAAATTGATGAGAATCTCTATCCGCAAAAAACAGCAAGATAAAGAACAGTACTTGATTTGCCAACAAACCATTTGTAAGCTGTAACATGGTTGAAGCCCATCTATTGGACTTTTTGCATATTTATATCGTCCTGCATAATATAAATCACAGTAAACACAATCACCAGTGAAACAAATGCTTGGAAGGTATCTACATTGTCACCACCATTTTAAGGATTTTTCCTCCCGGGTAGGGAAGGGAAGGTACCCAATGTTGTTCATTAATTATGTATCCGACCCCTATTACAACAAGTACAAAGAAATGTTACAAGGCTAACCAACACAGGCATCATTGGTTCATAGAcaccaaaaatgaattgaaAGATAGACACGAGTACATGAATTGTAACCACAAGCCAACAGGGAAAACATATCCCACTCCCGTTACATAGGCAAAAAGAAAGCACCTTTATCTTCGATTGTCATCCCATCTAAGAGGCGAATTCCGGTGCACATGCAATAAGGAACATGAGCTTCATTGATGGTAGAAATATCATTTATAGAGCTCTTTCTTCCTCTGTCTtacctgattttttttctctccctttcaCAGTAAAGTGTGTTCTCATCCCATATGGTAAAGAACCAAATGGGGAATTCTTTTGCTAAGCTTGGACTGGGAGAGTTCATTGGTCAGGGGCTTGTCATAAAATAGTACAGATATTGGCTTGTCATAAATAAAGATCATCAATACAATAAAAGAACATTCAAATACAGAAAAgaagtccccaagaggtagatcaatcggctgggaccacgcttaataaagcagaggtcactagttcgaatctctctctcccccctcttgtgcggacatgtcaaaaaaaaaaaaaaaatacagaaaagaaaCCAGAATTGACAGAAAGTATCATTCTGAAACTGATTCTAAAAAGTAAAAGACATCAATTCAAGTAAAAAAGCATTAAGGGATAGCTCGACCTGTTCATCAACACGTATTAATTCCATCCTTGCAATCTTTGGTCAAATTATAGAATGTTTCCACACGTGTCTTTGCCCTGTAAAGGACCTCAGTATCCACTGCAACTCTCATGTATCCATCAAACTCAACCGGTCGTCCATTATTTAGACCCGTCGTCTCATTGTACCACTCACTTGTATTTCCCCATAACTCCTTGTAATCATCAAGCAAATGCACCTTGTACTGAGATCTCAATTTATCAAAGTAATTGTAAAATGGCTCATTGGTGGCTACATACAGATTCCTCCAAGGTTGAATCATCCCTTTCAGCTTTGCAACGAGTGCATCAGGGGTTGTATCAGAATCCAAATGAGGCCAAAGCTCTTTATTCTGTGCTTTCTCCCCTCTAACCACATGAACCGCATCAAAATCCCAGTCCATTCTCCCGCTGATCCCGGAAACAATATTCATCAATCTCTTTGATTTCCACAGAGCGTGCCACGGTCTCTGGATGTACTTAGCAGCTTGCCCTTCACATACCCTATACCAATAATTCTCTGGCTCCGGAGCATCAAACTGCCTCCATATAATTGTGTTCTTGTCTTTCTTGAGTTGCATTGGCGTCACCTTATGGCTCACGGCCTTCCTAATAGGCAACTTCCTCTTATGGCTCCGATTCCATTTCTTCCAGCCTGTCAAAAACTCACCCTCCTCCACTATCGATGCCACCTCCTTAAGATGCTCAAAGTCAAAATAATACCGAAAATCCTTTCCCTCCTCATCTTTATTACTTGGATTATAAGGAGCTGCCAAGCATATACTCAAATCCATCACAAAGGTCCTATTCAAATACATAGCTTCCCCTAAACCACACAAGAAACTCCAAAGGTAATGATTCATTCCCTTGCAATAATCCCCTCCGCGTGAATAGTACAAGTACCTCCCCTTGTTGAAATTCATCGCTGACCCCAAACTTGGGATTGTGTCATTGATCTCCTCATCCCGGACAGGTGGGGCAAGCTTTGCATTATTCCCACTGCCCCTCCTCGTGGCATTACTGATTCTACTCCTGGGCCGCCGGGCATTAATACCAGAATGCCATGCACCCGCCTGCACCACTTTATACGTACAATTCTCCTCAATTCCAATCTTAAACCTCCTAAAATCCCTGTACTTCCTCCAAGATTTCTCCTTCTTATTCCTAAACCTCCATGCCACATCACACTCATTCGATTTTGACCCCTTAACTGGGGTCTGATATTCCAAGAACACAATGGATTTAAAAACCCTCAAATTGAACTTCTCAACCGCAATCACAACCCGCGGGTCCGAACAATTCACCACCTGCCCCAATTCATCGCAACCCAACTCCGATTTCGGGGTCGAATTGGCGATTTTCTCTTCGGTTTGCTCGATCACCGCTTCAGTGATTGGGTTGTTTGCAGGCGACACCGCCCGAGCGGGTGCCAAAAGCAAATCTTCCCCAGTTTTGAGGATGGAATTGTCATTTTTGAAGGTGGCGTTTTCAGACTCGGTGAATAGCTTGGTCAGGGCTGGAGCAGACTCCAGCCATGGATCTGGGGGTTGGTAGGTGATGGCAATTACTGCAAATATGAGAACTGAGAACACAAACACTGAGAAACACAGATTGCTAATCAGTTTTATCAGGTTCTGCCCAATGGGCTCAGCGCTTGGATTCGCCTCTTTCATGGGTTTGTCTTGAAAGTCTTGATCTTTcaagaaaaaacccaaacaccCAGATCCCCCAAACCCCTTAGTTTCTGTTCAGATCTTGAAATCAGTGCAAGAAAGCAAGTGGGTTTGTGAAAGAAATATAGAAAGTGATGAAATTGAAGTAGAAAGAGAATGGTTGACAGCGCTTTTACTTACAGTCGATAATGGAAGATCTATCTCTGGTGGGTCTCAGCTGAGATGACTTTGAGTTTACTGATCTTTCCTTGGTGCTAATAACATAGATGGAGCCGTTTGCTCAGAGCATGTTTCAAGTTTTTGTTCCTTTGTTAATAAGCTAAAGGCAAGGAGGGGTGTTGGATTGTCTACATCAGTGAGTTGGGTACCCCGTTACACCTATGGTGGTTCGGTTCTAGGCTTCTAGCAATGataattagttttcttttttctttttgggttaattatttttttgtacatgTATTTAAGATCAAATAGATGGCAGTTGGTACCCAATTTCATTTGATAAACATCattagtattttcgtccaaTAATTTATCGGCGTACTACATTAAGTTGACTCAAAATGTAACACGTGTTTCATAtacttcaataaaattatttaaacattGATAAAAGAAGAATTGTCGAAGCCaatccctttctctctctccatataaGCTGTGATATACGTATAATTTGCTCTAATAGCAAACACACCACCACAAGTTGAGAAGAGATTAAACTCATTAGTTTCAAAAATCCTAGAAGTATGATTTGAAAAACATATTTCTAATGAATGAGGGTGACTAAGGATAGTTTTATTGGGCAGACTGGAATTTCATGCATAATTACTTGCTAGGCCCTAGTTCATCTTGGTTAATCTTCGTTGTCATTTAGGCAAACATTTTTgtatataaactaaaaagaaaccAACCCATGTAATGATAAAGAAAATGTTTAGGTTTATTAATACTCTCTTAAAAATTTGGTTCTAAATTGATATGTTACGATCGAACACattaatttatgtatttatttactAAAACAATAAGTGACATGAAATTGTAACACATCAGTTTAgaatcaaatatttgaaaaaagaatcGAATAGCATTTCTcgatcaaaaatattttttggtttatGAAGGCATGTTAAAGAATATCTTTGAGAAGTGGAATACTAGACGAACAAGTTTGTTTGATGGCAGAGTGAGCAAGTTTTTGCAACAAATTGAACCAGCAATTTGGAAGCATCAACAATGGATTGGATTAATAAGCTGGCTCCCTTTGGGCTCATGGACAAGAAAAATGACTGAAACCCATTTTGATCATAGCCCAATCTATTTACTATCCTTAATGCCATGGCCTATTCACCGTACGTACAACCTTTGCGTCACCCTAAGGCCTATTTTAAATGGGCTTTGAACAATTTAGGCCTATTTTAAATGgactttcatttgaaaaatttcTACTCAATCCTTGAACCACGTCATGATATTGGGGTTGTAAACTAGTAAGGGGGTGAGCCGGGTGGCCAGACCATCCCCTGGCTTTGGCAATGGTTCAGTCGCCTTCGGCGGGGTGGTCCgaccattttccttttttactttattgggttaaatactaattaTTCCCTAGggtttcgtttttttattttttctttcatagagtttgatttttattacaagagGTTCTTATGGATttaataatagaccaaattagttaTTTCATATAGTTGACTTAACAAAAGTCCATATAGGCCAATTAAATGTTGATACGtggcacctaattaaatttatttatttttttaaattaattttttttttctaaaaaaaaaaaagaaaacaaattggggtggctccttggccatTTGGAGGTGGCTTGGTGGCCAAGCCACCTCCTTTGGCCATGGGAtggcctagccacccccatctggccggatgggggtggctcatggAGCCTacagggtggccgaaccacccaccctggtggccgaaaccacccccaacggtgaaccaagccacccccaatttgttttccttatatatatatatatatatatatatatatgcacacattttttttatttaaaaaaataataaaagaatttaattaggtgccacatgtcaacatttaATTGGTTCACGTAGACTTTTGTTAAGTTAACTAACGGCCAACTGACGGAAGaattaatttggtttattatcaaaaccacattgattttttgtgataaaaattaaatcttaaagaaagaaaaaaattaagaaacgAAACGGGGTATTTGGTAGTTAACCtactttattttatcttataacAATTTACAGGCACACTTGTGACAATATTATGGTGCTAAGTTGCTAACGTCGCACGTCGATGGATTCGGACAAATTTTCGAACGAATTACTCGTTCGAAGAGCTATTAATGAAACCAAccactaattttgcatttttcattcaCACCACATATCCACGTTATCCATTCAACCGTAGAAACAActaatcatttcaaattttcaggCTTTCTTGTACGTATAATTCAGAGCTTCGAGCTCAGTCACAAACTTCACTGTCTCTCTTTATACTTACGAAGTTTGCATCTTTTCTCTAGTTTGAGCTCTGAAAGAAGCAACCATGGAATCTTTGAAAGCGCCGTCTGTTCCTTCAGTTTACATCCGAACTACGCTTAGCAAAACCCAATTCAGAAAACCCATGTTCttgaattttcatttcaatctaactccctcttcttctttctcattaGTTGACAAAAACCAATCCAGGTTCAAGCTTTTTACCGCCATATCATCCACGGTTTCGACAGAACCCGCAAACCCACCTGAGCCAGAGCTTGAAACCCGCAGTCAAGGTGAGAAATTTGATTGGTATGCACAGTGGTATCCGGTAATGCCGGTCTGTGATCTGGACAAGAGGGTGCCGCATGCGAAAAAAGTGATGGGTCTTGATGTGGTTGTGTGGTGGGATAGAAATGAGAGTGCTTGGAAGGTGTTTGATGATACCTGTCCTCATAGGTTGGCTCCACTGTCTGAAGGAAGGATTGATCAGTGGGGCAGGTTACAGTGCGTGTACCATGGTTGGTGCTTTAATGGTTCTGGTGATTGCAAATTCATCCCTCAAGCACCTCCTGATGGTCCTCCGGTAATAACTCTTGATTGAAATCTCCATTGTTGGGAACTTGGGACGGCATTTTGCCAGAGCTTTTGCATGTTTTCCGATGCTTTTAGTATATTTGGTAGGATTCTTGTCACATGAGTGCAAAACATGGAATCTGTTAATTTTATCCAATATTAGGTTGAACCAAGATTCCAAATTTCGTTACTTGGCCTATGCCTTCTTATTACCTACACAGAACAATCAATGAAGTAATGGAGACACTTTGAAATCCCCTCTTAgtattatttattgtatttacaAGTAGCTTGTcctcatttatatatatatatatatatatatatatatgtgtgtgtgtgtgtgtgtgaaattaccacttatcccaaaagcttaagccgatGAAAAATGGTTGTTTAAATCATttagttaatactttaacactcctcaTCACATGTTAGGACCAAACAACATGTagactattttatttgaaatagaggATAAATGGTGGAGACAAGGTTCAAATTCGGGACATTTACTATAatataagcttttggaataagtggttATTTGACAATATGACCTCAAGGCACACAAACAAGCTTAATTTGCTGAAAACTGAACCACAACTTGCTCATATATACAACTAGAGGCCTAAATTGAATATGAGCTCAATTATCTTTAAGAATAAAATGTGAACATTCATATGCTCTTTCTGAtggctaacaaaaaaaaaaaaaaaaaaaaaaaggaagagaaaaaagaaaaagaaaaattgtccTTGACCAGATGAAAAAGATCTAACCATATCTTGTCAATAGTTACATTTTTCTGCTTCATCTTGTATGATTTAATCCATTTGTTGAATGTCTGTGAGGGATAAGGATTCGATGTAGCATTCAATTCTTATTGCTGTTGTCCTACTCCATTCTTGTTAGGAATGGccccttttattttctaaagcGCTCTCTTACATTATAGTTTTGTTTGATCTTATTCAATTTTCTCATATAAATAGAAGGgatattctttttttcatctACAAACCATCTCTTCACCATCTCCActctcttaatatatatatattttttttgaaaaactcaaaatggtaaagtgaagagatggtggggagatgttttgtagaatgcattgtagcattcctctaAATAGAAGGAACAAGGTATGTCAATGTTGCATTCATGAATTCCTTACAATGGAATATGGAATTTGATTATGATACATTGTGTGATTTTGCATCACTTGAAGCTAGAGGATCTTACACTTAGCTCTACCCTTGTTCAAAAGttcaaaatacaattaattggtttgttttaaatatttacgACAGAATGGTTAGGATCCATGTTACTTTTTTGCCGAACAATGTGGTGTCCAAAGAGTATTAGTCTTACTTGAAATTAACTTCTAATCATTGCTGCGAAATGATGAGGACTTGTAGTAAATCAATTACTAGAATGGAGTACAAGGAAGGAGACTTGCAAAGCTCACTTTGCCAGCTATAACAAGCTTGTTTACCAATTAAAAGCGGTTGATAACTCATTATTACGCCACACATTCTATGTATTTACTTAAAAAGCACTAGACAATTGAGAATCAGCCATGTGAACGAGTATCAATAAGTGTCTTTAATGATGTTATGCTCTTCATGTGCTATGACCATTCCTTTTGTCTCTTATCCATCTTTCAATATTCTCAATTCCattggatttgtaattttaacATCTTTAGGTCTACCTTTACAGGGGAAATTAGATAGAAAAAATGATGAATTGTCTAGGTCACCCAATTTCTTGTTTAGGCATTGGACTCTCCAATTCTTTGGATTGTTCCAGCACACTGCAGGTTGCTATTTATGATAACCTTGCATACAAAGAACCGGAAGATGAGATATAATTGCATTGTTCTTGTATCATTTAAGTGTAATCAAATATTAGTGTTTGAAACTGAAGTGAACTTTTCTTATGTTCCTCTCAAATCAGTGCATGCCCCACGTTTCcaaatatttatatttcttgGGCAATGTGATGGTAATTAACCTTTCCAAATAATTATGCAGGTGAACACATTCAAGAAAGCATGTGTAGCTGCTTATCCAAGTACCGTGCAGCACGACATTGTTTGGTTTTGGCCAAACACTGATCCTCAGTACAAAGATATTCTTGTGGAGAGAAAACCTCCTTACATCCCACAACTAGATGATCCTTCCTATACTAAATTAATGGGAAATAGAGATATTCCTTACGGGTGTGTTTTCCCACTACTTCTGATTTAAACTCATTTTACCACTTCTTAAACCAACCTAGAGACTATTGTTTCTACTCATGTAACTGTATGTGGCCTTATTTTCTGTTATATATGAAAGAACTTTAGGCACACATAATGTTGAAATATAAcgtattaatattttctttctatatttTGGCTAATTTCATTAGAGATTGGATCTTCTTGCCTgataaaattttcttcttcctttttattGGTGAAAATATCATATGGAAGTTCTTCAAATGAATGTATTACTAAAAGTTGGGCATTTCAAATTCagggtttagtttttctttttattctttcaccTATTTTCTCTTAAGCAGATCTGATCGAGAGTATATTGATGTTGAATTTTCAGTTATGAGGTATTGATTGAAAATCTTATGGACCCTGCTCATGTTCCATATGCACATCATGGAATTATGAAAACTCCACGACCCAAAAACAGATAAGCACTTTCTCATAATCCTTATTTCCGGTCAATGTGTCCTGTTATCTTAATTTATAACTAAAATAAAGTTGCCTTCACAGTAAAGGCTGATAGAGAGGGGGGCAGGCCGCTTGAATTGATGATTGAAAAGTTAGACATCAATGGCTTCAATGGAAGTCAGGACTTCGGCTTAAGCAAATTTATTCCCCCGTGTGTGTTTTATGCTTATACTAACCCTGTGGTGGATCAAACCAATGGATCTGCAACATCAAGTGGAATTGAGAAGGTAAACATTAGGTTGATCCATCGTTCATGCTACGCTGATCAACCAAAATTGGGAATTTTTTTAATcctcatttatttgttttttgttttttgctttttgtttttttgtttgtgttcttaGTTTTTCTATTTACATAAAGTTTGGTTAATGCAGAAAATGTCAGTGCAGCGGAAATctgctttgatttttatttgtattccGGTTAGTCCAGGTAGTAGCAGACTGATATGGACCTTCCCAAGAAACTTTGGTATTTGGATTGATAAAGTTGTGCCACGATGGATCTTTCATGTGGGACAAAACCTGATTTTAGATTCTGATTTATACCTTCTTCACGTTGAGGTGATTCCCATCTCTTATACTATTGCATAGTTGTTTCATCTTGATAATCGGTTTATTTCTATTACacgacttttttctttttaggagTTACAAATAAAAGTCATTGGTAAGATCACCGGATCAACCATTCTGACAGATTCCATGGTTCTGCTATTATGAAAGACAACATATAGGATATAACTTCCAATATAGTATAAACTCAACTGGCGTTCCAGATATAATTTGAGAGtgaaaaagaaacaacacaTGGTGGGGAAAATTTGAGGAAAATCCTTAATTCGAGCAACATATAGGATTTTcttgttatattttttgttgGCAAGATTTGAACATAAGACTTAATCCAAACCCACCCTGCTTTTTACAACATGAGGTAAAGCCAAAAGTTCTAGGCAAACGCAGTGCACTACTATAACATGCTGTGATGGGTAACTTCGTTTCTTTCCCAGCAAAGCATTACTCTTTAGCTTAGTTTCCAgcaagaagagaagaaaataggtTGTGACTGCTGTTCTTGATATATATGTTTACTACCAGTCACAGAAATCACTGAATAACATTATAGTACATTGTTGATTAGTAACATCTGACTCTTGAGTTCTTTCTATAGGAGCATAAGATAATGGATGCCGGTCCTACCAACTGGCAGAAAGCTTGTTTTGTACCAACAAAGTCAGATGCTCTTGTGGTTGGATTTAGAAAATGGTTAAACAAGTATGCTGGTGGGCAAGTTGATTGGAGAGGCAAGTATAGTGGAGCTCTTCCTCAAACTCCTCCTAAAGAACAGCTGATGGACAGGTAATTCAGAAAACTACTAATGTGGATTTGAGCTTCAATTTGATTACATTTTTTGGCTCTGGAAATTGGtaacttttcttttcctcataCATTTTTTGAGAATGTTACAAGAGTACCAAAATCTCTGCAGAAGCCTAGAAGCTAAGCCTATTTCTCATTGCAACCACGAAACAATGATCCTTTACTTGTCCCAATATCACTCACAAACTATGCTTTACATCAAATCAGCTTACTAAATTATACTTGTTATAATGCCTTCAGACTACTTTTCTCCGGACAATGTTTTCCTCCAAATCCTACGTGAAAAAATGCATATGCTCTAAGGATATATTTCAGATTAATAGATTGTGTTGGAGGCAATACATTCATATTCCTCTGTTTGTGTGGTGGTCCTTGGAACTAGCTGTGTCAATTATAAGAAATAGCTCATCGAAACTAGTTTTCCCCATCTTTTTCAGGTACAGGTCCCATGTGGAGAACTGCCGCAGTTGCAGCGTTGCATATAAAGGCCTCAATGTGCTTGAAGTTGTCCTCAAAGTTGCCTGTATTGCTTTAATTGGGATTGTTGCTGCAGCCAAACAGGGTGCAATGTCAGCAGCTGCGAGAACCACATTGGCTTCAATGGCGGTGATATGCTATGCATCATCAATATGGTTGGCCCACTTCATTTACAAAAATTTCCATTTCCA from Corylus avellana chromosome ca10, CavTom2PMs-1.0 includes:
- the LOC132163235 gene encoding uncharacterized protein LOC132163235 codes for the protein MKEANPSAEPIGQNLIKLISNLCFSVFVFSVLIFAVIAITYQPPDPWLESAPALTKLFTESENATFKNDNSILKTGEDLLLAPARAVSPANNPITEAVIEQTEEKIANSTPKSELGCDELGQVVNCSDPRVVIAVEKFNLRVFKSIVFLEYQTPVKGSKSNECDVAWRFRNKKEKSWRKYRDFRRFKIGIEENCTYKVVQAGAWHSGINARRPRSRISNATRRGSGNNAKLAPPVRDEEINDTIPSLGSAMNFNKGRYLYYSRGGDYCKGMNHYLWSFLCGLGEAMYLNRTFVMDLSICLAAPYNPSNKDEEGKDFRYYFDFEHLKEVASIVEEGEFLTGWKKWNRSHKRKLPIRKAVSHKVTPMQLKKDKNTIIWRQFDAPEPENYWYRVCEGQAAKYIQRPWHALWKSKRLMNIVSGISGRMDWDFDAVHVVRGEKAQNKELWPHLDSDTTPDALVAKLKGMIQPWRNLYVATNEPFYNYFDKLRSQYKVHLLDDYKELWGNTSEWYNETTGLNNGRPVEFDGYMRVAVDTEVLYRAKTRVETFYNLTKDCKDGINTC
- the LOC132163236 gene encoding protochlorophyllide-dependent translocon component 52, chloroplastic-like, with the translated sequence MESLKAPSVPSVYIRTTLSKTQFRKPMFLNFHFNLTPSSSFSLVDKNQSRFKLFTAISSTVSTEPANPPEPELETRSQGEKFDWYAQWYPVMPVCDLDKRVPHAKKVMGLDVVVWWDRNESAWKVFDDTCPHRLAPLSEGRIDQWGRLQCVYHGWCFNGSGDCKFIPQAPPDGPPVNTFKKACVAAYPSTVQHDIVWFWPNTDPQYKDILVERKPPYIPQLDDPSYTKLMGNRDIPYGYEVLIENLMDPAHVPYAHHGIMKTPRPKNRVKADREGGRPLELMIEKLDINGFNGSQDFGLSKFIPPCVFYAYTNPVVDQTNGSATSSGIEKKMSVQRKSALIFICIPVSPGSSRLIWTFPRNFGIWIDKVVPRWIFHVGQNLILDSDLYLLHVEEHKIMDAGPTNWQKACFVPTKSDALVVGFRKWLNKYAGGQVDWRGKYSGALPQTPPKEQLMDRYRSHVENCRSCSVAYKGLNVLEVVLKVACIALIGIVAAAKQGAMSAAARTTLASMAVICYASSIWLAHFIYKNFHFHDYNHAFR